One window from the genome of Saccharomyces mikatae IFO 1815 strain IFO1815 genome assembly, chromosome: 2 encodes:
- the PIN4 gene encoding Pin4p (similar to Saccharomyces cerevisiae PIN4 (YBL051C); ancestral locus Anc_7.370) has product MESSSFENSPPAANRDAQDNNMNTETNDQETHLPAFETRGTNDREDSAQKETGENSVKNIEHSSSAANLDNASTNTALDDDVIPNAIVIKNIPFAIKKEQLLDIIEDMDLPLPYAFNYHFDNGIFRGLAFANFTTPEETTQVINSLNGKEISGRKLKVEYKKMLPQAERERIEREKREKRGQLEEQHRSSSNLSLHSLSKMGAGGNNSSSNNQLFSTLMNGINANTMINSPMNNTVTNNNNGNSNNNNGGNISMHQPSLSAQHTSSSLYQAINANNQNQMSTERFYAPLPSTSTLPLPPQQLDFNDPDTLEIYSQLLLFKDREKYYYELAYPMGISASHKRIINVLCSYLSLVEVYDPRFIIIRRKILDHANLQSHLQQQGQMTSAHPLQPNSTGGSMNRSQSYTSLLQAHAAAAANSISNQAVNNSSSSNSIGNGNGNGNGNSVITNNNSANSTPKISSQGQFSMQPTLTSPKLNIHHNSLFNSADQPQQPQPQTQQNIQSTAQQQQSFLRQQATLTPSSRIPSGYSANHYQINSANPLLRNSQISPPNPQIPINNQSLSQAQPPSQSQTQQRVPVAYQNASLSSQQLYNLNGPSSTTNSQPQLLPQHTNGSVHSNFSYQSYHDESMLSVQNLNSADLIYKSLSHTGLDDGLEQGLNRSLSGLDLQNQNKKNLW; this is encoded by the coding sequence ATGGAGAGCAGTTCTTTTGAGAATTCTCCTCCGGCAGCAAACCGGGATGCTCAAGATAATAATATGAATACGGAAACGAATGACCAGGAAACGCATCTTCCAGCTTTCGAAACTAGAGGCACAAATGATAGAGAGGACAGTGcgcaaaaagaaacaggCGAAAACTCTGTTAAAAATATCGAACATAGTTCTTCTGCTGCAAATTTGGATAACGCTTCCACCAACACTGCGTTGGATGATGATGTTATTCCGAACGCCATTGTTATTAAAAACATTCCGTTTGCCATTAAAAAGGAGCAATTGTTAGAcattattgaagatatggACCTTCCCCTACCTTATGCCTTCAATTATCATTTTGATAACGGTATATTCAGAGGTTTGGCCTTCGCGAATTTCACCACTCCTGAAGAAACCACTCAGGTGATAAATTCTTTAAATGGCAAGGAAATCAGTGGGAGGAAACTGAAAgtagaatataaaaaaatgcttccCCAAGCTGAAAGGGAAAGGATCGAGAGGgagaaaagagagaaaagagGTCAATTGGAAGAACAACACAGGTCGTCATCTAACCTTTCTCTACACTCGTTGTCCAAAATGGGTGCAGGCGGAAACAATAGTTCCTCCAACAATCAATTATTCTCGACTCTAATGAATGGTATCAACGCTAATACTATGATTAACAGTCCAATGAATAATACTGTTACTAATAACAACAACGGTAATTCTAACAATAACAACGGTGGTAACATCAGCATGCATCAACCCTCACTTTCTGCCCAACACACCTCGTCATCACTGTACCAGGCAATCAACGCCAACAATCAAAACCAGATGTCCACTGAGAGATTTTATGCGCCTTTACCATCAACTTCGACGTTACCTTTACCACCCCAGCAACTGGACTTCAATGACCCTGACACTTTGGAAATCTATTCCCAATTATTGCTGTTCAAGGATAGAGAAAAGTATTATTATGAGTTGGCTTACCCCATGGGTATATCAGCTTCTCACAAGAGAATTATCAATGTCTTGTGCTCATATTTAAGTCTAGTTGAAGTATATGATCCAAGGTTTATTATaatcagaagaaaaatcttgGATCATGCTAATTTGCAATCTCATTTGCAACAGCAAGGTCAAATGACATCCGCTCACCCTTTACAACCAAACTCTACTGGCGGCTCCATGAACAGATCTCAATCTTATACAAGTCTATTGCAAGCTCATGCTGCTGCTGCGGCCAACAGCATTAGTAATCAAGCCGTTAACAATTCTtccagcagcaacagcatTGGTAACGGTAATGGTAACGGTAATGGTAACAGCGTCATcaccaacaacaatagtGCCAACTCAACACCAAAAATCTCTTCACAAGGACAATTTTCTATGCAACCAACACTAACTTCACCTAAACTGAATATACATCATAACTCTTTATTCAATTCGGCGGATCAACCACAACAACCTCAACCACAAACAcagcaaaatattcaatCAACCgcacaacaacaacaatcaTTTTTAAGACAGCAGGCCACTTTAACACCATCCTCAAGAATTCCTTCCGGTTATTCTGCCAACCATTATCAAATCAACTCCGCTAATCCATTACTAAGAAATTCTCAAATTTCTCCCCCAAATCCACAAATCCCAATCAACAATCAATCTCTATCTCAAGCTCAACCACCATCGCAATCACAAACTCAGCAGCGCGTACCAGTTGCATACCAAAATGCTTCATTGTCTTCTCAGCAGTTATATAATCTTAACGGCCCATCTTCTACAACAAACTCGCAACCACAATTGCTCCCACAGCACACCAACGGTTCAGTTCATTCTAACTTTTCATACCAGTCTTATCACGACGAGTCGATGTTGTCTGTACAAAATTTGAATAGTGCGGACCTAATTTATAAATCTTTGAGTCACACCGGGTTGGACGATGGTTTAGAACAGGGTTTGAATCGCTCTTTAAGCGGATTGGATTTACAAAAccagaacaagaagaatttaTGGTAA
- the SEC17 gene encoding alpha-soluble NSF attachment protein SEC17 (similar to Saccharomyces cerevisiae SEC17 (YBL050W); ancestral locus Anc_7.493), with product MSDPVELLKRAEKKGVPSSGFMKLFSGSDSYKFEEAADLCVQAATIYRLRKELNLAGDSFLKAADYQKKAGNEDEAGNTYVEAYKCFKSGGNSINAVDSLENAIQIFTHRGQFRRGANFKFELGEILENDLHDFSKAIDCYELAGEWYAQDQSVALSNKCFIKCADLKALDGQYIEASDIYSKLIKSSMGNRLSQWSLKDYFLKKGLCQLAATDAVAAARTLQEGQSEDPNFADSRESNFLKSLIDAVNEGDSEQLSEQSKEFDNFMRLDKWKITILNKIKESIQQQEDDLL from the exons atgtCAGATCCTGTGGAgctattgaaaaga GCTGAGAAGAAAGGTGTTCCTTCATCAGGTTTTATGAAATTGTTTAGCGGTTCTGATTCTTACAAGTTTGAAGAGGCTGCTGATCTTTGTGTCCAGGCAGCTACCATTTACCGtttgagaaaagaattgaacTTAGCAGGAGACTCTTTTCTAAAAGCCGCTGACTATCAGAAGAAGGCTGGTAACGAAGATGAAGCAGGAAATACTTACGTAGAAGCTTACAAGTGTTTCAAAAGCGGTGGAAACTCTATTAACGCAGTAGATTCATTGGAGAACGCTATCCAAATTTTTACTCATAGAGGGCAGTTCCGCAGAGGTGCTAATTTCAAGTTCGAACTGGgagaaattttggaaaatgatTTGCACGACTTTTCAAAGGCCATAGATTGTTACGAGCTTGCTGGTGAGTGGTATGCTCAAGACCAGTCTGTGGCATTGTCTAATAAATGTTTTATCAAATGTGCAGATTTAAAGGCTCTCGATGGTCAATATATCGAAGCAAGTGACATCTATTCCAAGTTGATTAAGAGCAGCATGGGAAATAGGTTGAGTCAATGGAGTTTGAAGGATTACTTCCTAAAAAAGGGTCTCTGTCAGCTTGCTGCCACTGatgctgttgctgctgcaaGGACTCTACAAGAGGGTCAAAGTGAAGACCCAAATTTCGCAGATTCAAGAGAAtcgaattttttgaaaagtctAATTGACGCCGTTAATGAAGGTGATAGCGAACAGCTCAGTGAGCAATCCAAGgaatttgataatttcaTGAGACTTGATAAATGGAAAATCACAATTTTGAATAAGATTAAGGAGTCCATCCAACAGCAAGAAGATGATCTGTTATGA